The window CGGCATGAAAACGATCTTCCTAGTGCTAGTTGCAGTCACAATATCCCAGACAGCAAAGGCAGGAGATCCTGATATCCTCACAGACTTTATCCTACCACCAAACTCGTCGCAGGTCGATGGAAACTTCTTCACATTCACGGGTCTTCGATCCCTCGTTTCCGACCCAATCCCTCCATCCttcaaagttttcaaagcaAACATGGAACAACTACCTGCCTTGAACGGACAGAGTGTATCCTTTGCTGCCTTAATCTACCCGGGCAACTCGGTCAACCCAGTTCACACACACCCCCGATCCGCGGAGCTCTTGTTCGTGATCCTTGGTTCATTGGAGGTCGGATTTGTGGACACGAAAAATAGGCTCTACACTCAAACTTTGCAAACGGGTGACATGTTTGTGTTTGCTAAAGGACTGGTGCATTACCAGTATAATGCTGATTCCAAGAATCCGGCTATTGCTATTTCTGCGTTTGGGAGTGCTAATCCGGGCACTGTTTCGTTGCCGAACACCGTGTTTAATTCCACCATTGATGACAGTGTTTTGTCTCTGTCTTTCAAGACTGATGTTGCCACTATTAAGAAGATTAAGGCGGGGTTACAGGGacgatcaaatttttatgtttctttaGATGGGGTTTATGGAGGTTTCAACTTTGTAATAATAAAGAGCCTTTCCTTATTGGAAGGGAATGATTATTTCAACATTTTTAACATTCTATTGTTCTCCATTTGCAAGCTATAAAAGCATATATTTCATGATAACTGTGTTTAAATTAGTATACTGGTTCATACTTTATAGTATAATATGTTTAATTTAtagatattattataaattaattaagatataattgtgatattttagttgatgctgctaatattatatgtttgtatttttttagtttaagtatattttaattaatttaaaactataaatttaataatttttttttgaaaaaataagcTAATATTTTGGGTATgggtataaaatataaaactggAATAACCGGACCCCAAGAATGGCAAAAAGTATGTTTTCAAGGCCGCCTTCTCTCATGCTTGCAGTCAACTAGAATAGATTTTGCATGAAAtaatacattatttttattgtaaatggGCCAACGAGTAAACCTTGTGTCCAACAGTTttcaaattagatttttttttcgtaactttttattttgacaataaatcagtctaagaaaattgaaattcaatttCGATTTTATTTCTGAAAATATAGTATCTTATTATTTGGTTACAAATGTTCTCTccattgtttaaaatatttcccGGATTCGATGATCGTGTTCAATTAATAatacaattttttaattaaataaaaattaatattgagagtattttcacaattttcaaGATATTCCTGAGTTTGTGTGAATCAACATGTTAATTTCCTTTTTATTAAAGATCTCCGCTTCATGAGGATCAATTCTTCTTACTTAgaaaatgaaagaaagaaagaaaaacaagtcattaaacaaaatattgttaGGTTTTAATATTAGTGACGATGGAATGGGCCATATAATTTAAGCATTCAAAATTAAGATTTTGTTATAGATGAATCGTATAAAGTATATGGCTTCCACACTGTTTCTTCATAGAATTAGTAGCGAGCAAGGGGAAATGCCTCAATGCAAATACTCATTCGAATTTGGTTGGATTATGAAGTCTAAAGATGTTTCAAGATTGTGCTCTTGTCAAACAAAttcttaaaattctcatatattACCATTTGAAAACCAGTCATCTGCTGTTTGTTTTGGGTTTACACCACATGTAAATCAAGAAACACGTGACGAGGAATATGTATTTGTCCACTTTTTAGTCTCAAACTCACGCTGATCACAACCAGCGGAGTacacaaaacaaatcctatTTCTCTGTAACATTGCACACTTAAAGTGTTTATAAGTCCAATCTACCATAATTCAAGCATAAAGCATTGCAATTTCTCCGCAAAagtgaaaggaaaaaaaaatgttgtctTCGgcaagaaaatgatcttcctaGTACTAGTTGCACTTACAATATCCCAACAGCAAAGACAGGagatgtcacgccccgagaccggggttagtcgacaccggcgttgtttcaAAATCACACAATTtgtaaacaacaagcctcgtagtaatcAAAATaaccagtctatttcataattaagtaa of the Primulina huaijiensis isolate GDHJ02 chromosome 1, ASM1229523v2, whole genome shotgun sequence genome contains:
- the LOC140972834 gene encoding germin-like protein 9-3; this encodes MSFGMKTIFLVLVAVTISQTAKAGDPDILTDFILPPNSSQVDGNFFTFTGLRSLVSDPIPPSFKVFKANMEQLPALNGQSVSFAALIYPGNSVNPVHTHPRSAELLFVILGSLEVGFVDTKNRLYTQTLQTGDMFVFAKGLVHYQYNADSKNPAIAISAFGSANPGTVSLPNTVFNSTIDDSVLSLSFKTDVATIKKIKAGLQGRSNFYVSLDGVYGGFNFVIIKSLSLLEGNDYFNIFNILLFSICKL